The Changchengzhania lutea genomic sequence TTCAAAATAAGCGACATGGAGGATGTCGCTTATTTTGAACCTTATTATTTAAAAGATTTCGTGGCATTAAAGCCTAAATCTTAAGCTTCTTTTTTAATATGTACTTGGTGTGGATATGGAATGTCTATGCCAGCCGCATCAAGCGCTATTTTAACATTTTCGGTAATACCAAAATATACAGCCCAATAATCTTCAGCATGACACCAGGGCCTTACGGCAAAATTTACCGAACTATCGGCTAACTCAGAAACATTTACTGTGGGTTCTGGTGTTTCAATAACTTTTGGATGCGATTTTAAGACATTCATTAAAACGTCTTTGGTTTTTTTAATATCAGAATCATAACCAACGCCAATGATTAAATCTACACGACGCGTGCCCTCAGTAGTGTAATTGATAATATTACCATTGGACAGAGCACCATTGGGAATAATAATTTCTCTGTTGGAAAGACCAGTTAGCTTGGTTGTAAAAATTTCAATCTCTTTTACCACACCAACCTCACCTTGAGCTTCAATTAAGTCGCCAATTTTGATTGGTTTGAAGATCATGAGTAAAACACCTCCGGCAAAATTACCTAAAGACCCTTGTAAAGCCAAACCAATAGCTAAACCAGCCGCGGCTAGAATAGCAGCAAAGGAGGTGGTTTCTACACCTACAGTACCAAGAACTACGATGATCAAAACAATTTTTAAAATCCAACTTAATAAGTTTAATAAGAACTTTTGAAGGCTAGCATCATAATTTGCTTTTTCCATCCCTTTACGGGTTACTTTAATCAGTTTCTTAATAACCCAAGCACCAATAATCCATATTACTATGGCCCCAAGTATTTTAAGTCCATATTCTAAAGCCAGTTCAAGCCATTTTTCTGTGTCAATATTTTCTAAATCCATAATTTATATTAAAGTAATGAGATGTGCAAAATTAAGACTATTACACACTATCTGTATTGATTTATGTAAAAAATAAGTTAAGTTTTTATAAAAAACAGCTTATCAGTGCTATGATAGCAGGGATTCCTTGGAAGTAAAATAGCTTTATTTGCTTTGTAGAATAAGCCCCGTAAACACCTGCGATAGTCACACAAATAAGGAAAAATATCGCAATTTTTAAATCTTTTTCGATAATGGAGAATATTAGTCCCGCCGCCAAAAAACCATTATATAGTCCTTGGTTTGCGGCCAATACCTTGGTGTCTTTTGCAAATTGCTTGGATTTTATTCCAAATGTTTTTATTCCTTTTGGTTTGGTCCACATAAACATTTCTAAAATCAAAATATAGATATGTTCAAAAGCAACGAAAGCCACGAGTATGATGGTTAAAATGGTCATTCTTTTAAAAGTTTTATCGCTGCATCAACTTGAGAAACGGGAAGTTTACACGCTTTGTTAACACAGACATATATGAATGTTTCGTTAGGGTTAAATCTATTTTCTAAAAGCGGTAAGTTGTTCTCAGAAGTACTTCCGGCAATTAATTTATTGGGAATGTAAGTTTTGTTCAATGCTGCTATTTTTTGTTTTGCAGCTTTTCCAACGACAGCTACCTCATAATATGGATGTGTATAATTAAGCATTAAATCCAACCAATTAGAGTAACCAGAGGGGTAATCTTGCATTTCGGGTTTGACGTTGTTTAACATGCTTATCGCAGTTTTGCTGTAATGCTGATTATCGAAATAATGTGAAAGTTTAAAAAGATTTTTCGCCATAATGGAATTGCTCGCCGGAATGACATTGTCACGATATTCTATACTTCTAGAGACCAAGGCTTTGTCTTGATTTGACGTAAAATAGAACATGTTACTGTTCGTGTCAAAAAAATGATCAAAGGTATAATTGATTAAATCCCGCGCTGTTGTGAGCCAGGTTTCATTCAATGTATTTTCATAGAGTGCTAAAAAAGCATCAATAGTGGCCGCATAATCTTCAAGATAACCGTTAATGGTGCTCACACCGTTTTTAAAGCTATGATTCAAACCACCGTCTTCTTTCAATTGGTTGTTTAATATGAAATTAGCATTTTTTTCCGCGGCAGCGAGATAATCAGGATTGCCAAATGCACGATAGGCATCTACATATCCTTTGAGCATTAAGGCATTCCATGATGTGAGGGTTTTATCATCTAATCTGGGCTTGTCTCTTTTATTGCGTTCTGAAACAAGTAAAGCCTTCCATTC encodes the following:
- a CDS encoding mechanosensitive ion channel family protein, with the translated sequence MDLENIDTEKWLELALEYGLKILGAIVIWIIGAWVIKKLIKVTRKGMEKANYDASLQKFLLNLLSWILKIVLIIVVLGTVGVETTSFAAILAAAGLAIGLALQGSLGNFAGGVLLMIFKPIKIGDLIEAQGEVGVVKEIEIFTTKLTGLSNREIIIPNGALSNGNIINYTTEGTRRVDLIIGVGYDSDIKKTKDVLMNVLKSHPKVIETPEPTVNVSELADSSVNFAVRPWCHAEDYWAVYFGITENVKIALDAAGIDIPYPHQVHIKKEA
- a CDS encoding DUF1304 domain-containing protein translates to MTILTIILVAFVAFEHIYILILEMFMWTKPKGIKTFGIKSKQFAKDTKVLAANQGLYNGFLAAGLIFSIIEKDLKIAIFFLICVTIAGVYGAYSTKQIKLFYFQGIPAIIALISCFL